In the Helianthus annuus cultivar XRQ/B chromosome 11, HanXRQr2.0-SUNRISE, whole genome shotgun sequence genome, one interval contains:
- the LOC110890279 gene encoding uncharacterized protein LOC110890279, producing MVYSNPKMDLNNSLAFVSCNGNSNTTLSLDCFGYGGNTGPRHETACEKSKEQNTNIAPDDGCRLVLGLGPTPSVYSNDYYSSSTKKPASVSNTGLSCEGGDSVLKLGLSDHCFTSVNDVSCYSQKVIDEGSTSAKKSGGYMPSLLLAPRMQMHNLLEPGENSYHGPQLSSEPSAISDYSMGTMSDHQTGNSKKCRFDGCTKGARGATGLCIGHGGGQRCQKPGCNKGAESRTAYCKAHGGGRRCQHLGCTKSAEGRTEFCIAHGGGRRCGHPSGCSKAARGKSGLCIKHGGGKRCKVEGCTRSAEGQIGLCISHGGGRRCQFQGCSKGAQGSTMYCKAHGGGKRCVFAGCTKGAEGSTPLCKAHGGGKRCLYDGGGICPKSVHGGTNFCVAHGGGKRCSVPGCTKSARGRTDCCVKHGGGKRCKFENCTKSAQGSTDFCKAHGGGKRCNWGGEGKCEKFARGKSGLCAAHASMVQEKEANVNKRGGFGIGPGLFHGVVQAPASTVMSSFDNTYSSSGVSIVSDSIDSRERPTKRQQLIPPQVLVPPSMKHPFSSSFTMQLSSDHGGERSENGNSRKSLEFVVPEGRVHGGGLLSLLGGNLKNATIDGV from the coding sequence ATGGTTTACAGTAACCCCAAAATGGATCTCAACAATAGTCTAGCATTTGTTTCTTGTAATGGTAACAGCAATACCACATTAAGTTTAGACTGCTTCGGTTATGGTGGAAACACGGGTCCCAGACATGAAACCGCCTGTGAAAAATCGAAAGAGCAGAACACGAACATCGCACCCGATGACGGATGCAGGCTGGTCCTCGGGTTAGGACCCACCCCAAGTGTATATTCTAATGATTATTATTCAAGCTCAACTAAAAAGCCAGCCTCGGTTTCCAACACAGGGTTGTCGTGCGAGGGTGGTGATTCGGTACTCAAACTTGGTCTTTCGGATCATTGTTTTACATCAGTGAACGACGTATCATGTTATTCTCAGAAAGTTATCGATGAGGGTTCGACGTCTGCGAAGAAATCAGGTGGCTATATGCCATCACTGCTTCTGGCTCCGCGGATGCAAATGCACAATCTGTTGGAGCCAGGGGAGAACTCGTATCATGGGCCGCAGTTAAGCTCAGAGCCATCGGCTATCTCGGATTATTCTATGGGAACAATGTCCGACCATCAAACCGGCAATTCGAAGAAATGTAGGTTTGATGGGTGCACGAAAGGGGCTAGAGGTGCTACAGGGCTCTGTATCGGTCATGGTGGCGGTCAAAGATGTCAAAAACCGGGGTGTAATAAAGGCGCGGAGAGTCGAACTGCATACTGTAAGGCTCATGGTGGAGGCAGGCGGTGTCAGCATCTCGGCTGTACGAAAAGTGCAGAAGGTAGGACGGAGTTTTGCATAGCTCATGGTGGTGGGAGGCGGTGTGGCCATCCGTCGGGCTGCAGTAAAGCCGCTAGGGGCAAGTCGGGTCTGTGTATTAAACACGGTGGTGGAAAGAGGTGTAAAGTGGAGGGATGCACTCGCAGTGCCGAAGGACAGATCGGTCTGTGCATTTCGCATGGTGGAGGCCGGCGGTGCCAGTTTCAAGGGTGCAGTAAGGGAGCTCAGGGAAGCACTATGTATTGTAAAGCTCATGGTGGCGGAAAACGTTGTGTTTTTGCGGGTTGTACCAAGGGTGCTGAAGGTAGTACCCCGCTTTGTAAAGCCCACGGTGGCGGAAAACGATGCCTTTATGATGGTGGTGGCATTTGCCCGAAAAGCGTCCATGGTGGGACTAACTTTTGCGTTGCTCATGGTGGCGGCAAGAGGTGTTCTGTCCCCGGTTGTACTAAAAGCGCGCGAGGCAGAACCGACTGCTGCGTGAAGCACGGTGGCGGGAAGCGGTGCAAATTCGAAAACTGTACCAAGTCTGCTCAAGGCAGCACTGACTTCTGCAAAGCCCACGGTGGCGGAAAGCGGTGCAACTGGGGCGGAGAAGGGAAGTGTGAGAAGTTTGCCAGGGGGAAGAGTGGGTTGTGTGCGGCCCATGCTAGTATGGTCCAGGAAAAAGAAGCTAACGTAAACAAAAGGGGCGGTTTCGGAATCGGTCCTGGACTCTTCCATGGGGTTGTTCAAGCGCCAGCTTCAACTGTCATGAGCAGCTTTGACAACACATACTCTTCATCAGGAGTCAGCATTGTTTCCGACTCCATCGACTCACGCGAAAGGCCGACTAAACGGCAACAGTTGATCCCACCACAAGTACTGGTTCCACCATCGATGAAGCacccattttcatcatcatttacaatgCAGTTGAGCTCGGATCATGGCGGAGAAAGAAGCGAAAATGGCAACAGTAGGAAGAGTTTGGAGTTTGTGGTTCCGGAGGGGAGGGTTCACGGTGGCGGTCTGCTATCATTGCTCGGAGGAAACTTGAAGAATGCCACCATTGATGGGGTGTGA